In the Argopecten irradians isolate NY unplaced genomic scaffold, Ai_NY scaffold_0434, whole genome shotgun sequence genome, one interval contains:
- the LOC138312714 gene encoding uncharacterized protein — MSHELPERKLSYKEIDRVSKYIGSGYQTFFVGLGCPSELLQQEMEEHRHLAFRSRITKVFLQLSKMRVDSKFKTVAVAMLQNGMDPGKLFGITDSKEDFIYKDERLPVVWLQETLSVHDVQIIARYIDVKTYFNMFLELGFQPEDVDNFDDQYRSRPTHDKIKALLETFITETQPPPTRNMILLAMQECNMDTESLITAFITTKGTR; from the exons ATGAGTCATGAATTGCCTGAGAGGAAATTATCGTACAAAGAAATTGACAGGGTTTCCAAATATATCGGCAGTGGATATCAGACATTCTTTGTCGGCCTTGGCTGTCCTAGTGAACTACTTCAACAGGAGATGGAAGAGCATCGACACCTCGCATTTAGATCTCGGATAACAAAGGTTTTCCTTCAACTTTCCAAAATGAGAGTAGATAGCAAGTTCAAGACAGTAGCTGTGGCAATGTTACAAAACGGAATGGACCCAGGGAAACTATTTGGAATAACTGACTCCAAGGAGGATTTTATCTATAAAG ATGAGCGATTGCCGGTGGTGTGGCTACAGGAAACACTCTCTGTACATGATGTCCAAATCATTGCGAGGTATATAGACGTTAAAACCTACTTCAACATGTTCCTTGAGCTTGGTTTCCAGCCAGAAGATGTAGACAATTTTGACGACCAGTATAGAAGCAGGCCGACTCATGACAAGATTAAAGCCTTGTTGGAAACGTTCATTACCGAGACCCAGCCTCCGCCAACAAGGAACATGATTTTACTGGCGATGCAGGAATGCAACATGGACACAGAGTCTCTGATCACAGCTTTTATCACCACAAAG GGAACCAGATAA